The Rhodothermales bacterium genomic sequence ATCTCCCTAAAATCGCCGAGATCTCGGACGACCTCTGTTTCGTGCGGTCGATGTACACCGAGGCCGTCAACCACGCGCCGGCCATCACCTTCCTCCTCACCGGCGCCGAAATTGCCGGCCGGCCCAGCATGGGGTCGTGGCTCTCCTACGGCCTCGGCAGCGACTCCCAGGATCTCCCCGCGTTTGTGGTCATGACCTCGCGCGATAAGGAGGCCACGTGCGGACAGATTTTTTACGACTACTACTGGGGCAGCGGCTTCCTTCCGTCGCGATTCCAGGGCGTCAAGTTCCGCGGCAGCGGCGACCCCGTCCTCTACCTGTCGAACCCGGATGGGATGAGCAAGGACATGCGCCGAGGCATCCTGGACGACCTCGCGCAGCTCAACCAGATAAACCTCGACGCCTACGGCGACCCCGAAATCGCTACCCGCATCGCCCAGTACGAAATGGCCTACCGGATGCAGGCCAGCGTGCCAGAGCTCACCGACTTCTCGGACGAGCCGGCGCACATCCTGGAGATGTACGGGCCTGATGTCCATCGCCAGGGTAGTTACGCCTATAACTGCCTCATGGCCCGCCGGCTCGCCGAACGCGGCGTGCGGTTCGTACAGGTCATGCACGCCGGCTGGGACCAGCACCGCAACCTCAACCAACAGCTCAAAATCCAGTGCCAGGATACCGACGCCCCCAGCGCGGCCCTCATCAAAGACCTCAAACAGCGCGGCCTGCTCGACGACACGCTCGTCATCTGGGGCGGTGAGTTCGGGCGGACGCCGTTCCTCCAGGGCAAAATCGAGGATTATGACGTCTGGGGGCGCGACCATCACCCGTACGCCTTCACGGTGTTCATGGCCGGCGGCGGCGTCCGCCCCGGCTACAGCCACGGCGCCACCGACGAATTCGGGTTTAACGCCACCGTGGACCCCGTCCATGTGCACGACCTCCAGGCCACCGTCCTCCACCTCCTCGGCATCGACCACGAACG encodes the following:
- a CDS encoding DUF1501 domain-containing protein, with amino-acid sequence MNPIREMHAAITRRQFFGRFSAGIGAAALGSLMAGTTSGPAAGLILSDLPHFAPRAKRVIYLFQNGAPSHVDLFDYKPALKQWHGTQIPDSLTDGKRFSTMTGGQTDRPVLSPITNFAQHGQSGAWVSDYLPKIAEISDDLCFVRSMYTEAVNHAPAITFLLTGAEIAGRPSMGSWLSYGLGSDSQDLPAFVVMTSRDKEATCGQIFYDYYWGSGFLPSRFQGVKFRGSGDPVLYLSNPDGMSKDMRRGILDDLAQLNQINLDAYGDPEIATRIAQYEMAYRMQASVPELTDFSDEPAHILEMYGPDVHRQGSYAYNCLMARRLAERGVRFVQVMHAGWDQHRNLNQQLKIQCQDTDAPSAALIKDLKQRGLLDDTLVIWGGEFGRTPFLQGKIEDYDVWGRDHHPYAFTVFMAGGGVRPGYSHGATDEFGFNATVDPVHVHDLQATVLHLLGIDHERLTFRHQGRRYRLTDVHGKVVQPLLG